The Eriocheir sinensis breed Jianghai 21 chromosome 21, ASM2467909v1, whole genome shotgun sequence genome includes a region encoding these proteins:
- the LOC127001619 gene encoding YTH domain-containing family protein 3-like isoform X4, which produces MYAGHSDMQRMKGQGTSVPNGPKDQNYSSFQSYTSPMTSSMAAAAAASDPYMSSYYMPSTPYQAFGVGDGTWSNGGDHMQTFLGGYGGQMGYDSHSAIDGMFGSGSFGGFNPPGFNYGFHGNGDYSAWGGSDVRGGNKPYDDYYQRDNLYTDERVKALDQGVQGLTTNDPKTGQDLPREAGSGIGKNGAANGNTGVEVKSNGGSPGGESSVGLGQTKKGMSWASIASQPAKPQPKGRRDKTSMSSIVPGRHMDIGTWEGKNGSGPKPVAPPPVPRPAWEAPRGGSRSTTSTSYSTPPPRTPPQVPPPQQVQQPGPQQQGAQQPEQPPLQTLQASPQQHQQHIHQQHVHQQHLHQQQQQHSQLQQQLPSPPQQQQQHQQQQQQQQQQQQQQQQQQQQQQQQQQQQQHQHQQNPPPPLLQSGVIHAPIELPSSPQSGPPVPVSQRPPLPHVPGQIPSELQPDDPILEGLRMRNDYNPKDFDLNPKNSRFFVIKSYSEDDIHRSIKYEIWCSTEHGNKRLDAAFREREGKGPVYLFFSVNGSGHFCGVAQMTSIVDYNSSSSVWAQDKWKGQFHVKWIYVKDVPNNQLRHIRLENNENKPVTNSRDTQEVPYEKGKQVLKIINQYRHTTSIFDDFSHYEKRQEETETRRHPGNSYKEMERDDRRGDRIDHRDHPRDHPRDHRDHRDSRDHYHRDHRDQRDHRDHHRGGMGGGRGRGGHHHPHHRGGMRN; this is translated from the exons ATGTACGCTGGACACTCTGATATGCAGCGAATGAAAGGACAAGGAACCTCAG TGCCAAATGGGCCCAAAGATCAG AATTACTCGTCATTCCAGAGTTACACAAGTCCCATGACATCATCGATGGCCGCGGCAGCTGCTGCTTCTGACCCGTATATGTCCTCTTATTACATGCCCTCCACCCCTTATCAG GCATTTGGAGTTGGTGATGGCACTTGGAGCAATGGAGGTGACCATATGCAAACTTTCCTCGGAGGTTATGGTGGACAAATGGGATATGATTCACACAGTGCTATTGATGGCATGTTTGGTAGTGGCAGTTTTGGTGGATTCAACCCTCCCGGCTTTAACTACGGCTTTCATGGGAATGGTGACTACAGCGCATGGGGAGGATCTGATGTACGAGGGGgaaacaaaccttacgacgatTACTACCAGCGGGATAACCTTTACACTGATGAGCGAGTAAAGGCTCTTGACCAAGGTGTCCAAGGACTCACCACAAATGATCCTAAGACAGGTCAAGACCTCCCCAGAGAGGCTGGGTCGGGAATTGGAAAAAATGGAGCGGCAAATGGTAACACAGGGGTTGAGGTTAAGTCAAATGGGGGAAGCCCGGGGGGAGAGTCATCAGTTGGCCTGGGCCAGACTAAAAAGGGTATGTCCTGGGCCAGTATTGCATCTCAGCCAGCCAAGCCTCAGCCAAAGGGGCGCCGTGATAAAACATCCATGTCTTCAATTGTGCCTGGCCGCCATATGGACATTGGGACGTGGGAGGGTAAGAATGGAAGTGGACCAAAGCCTGTTGCTCCCCCTCCAGTGCCACGCCCAGCCTGGGAAGCTCCAAGAGGGGGGTCGCGTTCCACCACCTCAACATCAtactccacaccaccacctcgaACTCCACCCCAGGTGCCTCCTCCCCAGCAGGTGCAGCAGCCAGGGCCACAGCAGCAAGGTGCACAGCAACCAGAGCAGCCCCCCTTGCAAACTTTGCAGGCATCTccccagcagcaccaacagcacaTCCATCAGCAGCATGTACATCAGCAGCACCTGcaccagcaacagcagcagcactctCAGTTGCAGCAGcaactaccgtcaccaccacaacaacaacagcaacatcagcagcagcaacaacagcagcagcagcagcaacagcagcagcagcagcagcaacagcagcagcagcagcagcaacaacaacaacagcatcagcatcagcagaACCCTCCACCCCCACTACTCCAGAGTGGGGTTATACATGCACCCATTgaactcccctcctcccctcagagTGGTCCCCCAGTGCCAGTGTCACAGCGACCCCCATTGCCCCATGTCCCAGGCCAGATTCCCTCAGAGCTTCAGCCAGATGACCCAATCCTTGAAGGTCTTCGTATGCGTAATGATTACAACCCAAAGGACTTTGATCTTAATCCTAAAAATTCCCGTTTCTTTGTGATTAAGTCATACTCTGAGGATGACATTCATCGTTCTATTAAATATGAAATTTGGTGCTCAACAGAACATGGTAATAAGCGATTAGATGCTGCATTCCGTGAGCGAGAAGGCAAGGGTCCTGTGTACCTTTTCTTCTCTGTGAATGGATCAGGGCATTTTTGTGGTGTGGCTCAAATGACTTCAATAGTGGACTATaattcatcatcatcagtgtGGGCTCAAGATAAGTGGAAAGGACAGTTTCATGTCAAGTGGATTTATGTAAAGGATGTTCCTAATAACCAACTACGCCACATACGActggaaaacaatgaaaacaaacctGTAACAAACTCACGTGACACACAGGAGGTACCTTATGAAAAAGGCAAACAG GTGCTGAAGATTATCAATCAGTATCGTCACACTACTTCTATATTTGATGACTTTTCTCACTACGAGAAGCGCCAGGAAGAGACAGAGACTCGTAGGCACCCAGGAAATTCATACAAG GAAATGGAGCGAGATGATCGCCGGGGAGACCGCATTGACCACCGTGACCATCCCCGAGACCATCCCCGAGACCACCGTGATCACCGGGACAGCCGAGACCACTATCATCGTGATCACAGGGATCAGCGTGACCACCGTGATCATCACCGTGGAGGAATGGGTGGTGGCAGGGGTCGAGGAGggcaccatcaccctcaccaccgtgGTGG
- the LOC127001619 gene encoding YTH domain-containing family protein 3-like isoform X3, with amino-acid sequence MPRAFPACCDGRHDQSQHRPLWDSTDYFPPRGPHTPDHRPHFPIFQKVVHLPQKSSSQSSNVLPNGPKDQNYSSFQSYTSPMTSSMAAAAAASDPYMSSYYMPSTPYQAFGVGDGTWSNGGDHMQTFLGGYGGQMGYDSHSAIDGMFGSGSFGGFNPPGFNYGFHGNGDYSAWGGSDVRGGNKPYDDYYQRDNLYTDERVKALDQGVQGLTTNDPKTGQDLPREAGSGIGKNGAANGNTGVEVKSNGGSPGGESSVGLGQTKKGMSWASIASQPAKPQPKGRRDKTSMSSIVPGRHMDIGTWEGKNGSGPKPVAPPPVPRPAWEAPRGGSRSTTSTSYSTPPPRTPPQVPPPQQVQQPGPQQQGAQQPEQPPLQTLQASPQQHQQHIHQQHVHQQHLHQQQQQHSQLQQQLPSPPQQQQQHQQQQQQQQQQQQQQQQQQQQQQQQQQQQQHQHQQNPPPPLLQSGVIHAPIELPSSPQSGPPVPVSQRPPLPHVPGQIPSELQPDDPILEGLRMRNDYNPKDFDLNPKNSRFFVIKSYSEDDIHRSIKYEIWCSTEHGNKRLDAAFREREGKGPVYLFFSVNGSGHFCGVAQMTSIVDYNSSSSVWAQDKWKGQFHVKWIYVKDVPNNQLRHIRLENNENKPVTNSRDTQEVPYEKGKQVLKIINQYRHTTSIFDDFSHYEKRQEETETRRHPGNSYKEMERDDRRGDRIDHRDHPRDHPRDHRDHRDSRDHYHRDHRDQRDHRDHHRGGMGGGRGRGGHHHPHHRGGMRN; translated from the exons ATGCCCAGAGCCTTCCCAGCATGTTGTG ATGGCAGACATGACCAGagccagcaccgacccctgtgggactccactgaTTACTTTCCTCCACGAGGACCTCACACTCCTGATCACCGTCCTCATTTCCCTATTTTCCAAAAAGTCGTTCATCTGCCTCAAAAGTCCTCCTCCCAGTCCTccaatgtgt TGCCAAATGGGCCCAAAGATCAG AATTACTCGTCATTCCAGAGTTACACAAGTCCCATGACATCATCGATGGCCGCGGCAGCTGCTGCTTCTGACCCGTATATGTCCTCTTATTACATGCCCTCCACCCCTTATCAG GCATTTGGAGTTGGTGATGGCACTTGGAGCAATGGAGGTGACCATATGCAAACTTTCCTCGGAGGTTATGGTGGACAAATGGGATATGATTCACACAGTGCTATTGATGGCATGTTTGGTAGTGGCAGTTTTGGTGGATTCAACCCTCCCGGCTTTAACTACGGCTTTCATGGGAATGGTGACTACAGCGCATGGGGAGGATCTGATGTACGAGGGGgaaacaaaccttacgacgatTACTACCAGCGGGATAACCTTTACACTGATGAGCGAGTAAAGGCTCTTGACCAAGGTGTCCAAGGACTCACCACAAATGATCCTAAGACAGGTCAAGACCTCCCCAGAGAGGCTGGGTCGGGAATTGGAAAAAATGGAGCGGCAAATGGTAACACAGGGGTTGAGGTTAAGTCAAATGGGGGAAGCCCGGGGGGAGAGTCATCAGTTGGCCTGGGCCAGACTAAAAAGGGTATGTCCTGGGCCAGTATTGCATCTCAGCCAGCCAAGCCTCAGCCAAAGGGGCGCCGTGATAAAACATCCATGTCTTCAATTGTGCCTGGCCGCCATATGGACATTGGGACGTGGGAGGGTAAGAATGGAAGTGGACCAAAGCCTGTTGCTCCCCCTCCAGTGCCACGCCCAGCCTGGGAAGCTCCAAGAGGGGGGTCGCGTTCCACCACCTCAACATCAtactccacaccaccacctcgaACTCCACCCCAGGTGCCTCCTCCCCAGCAGGTGCAGCAGCCAGGGCCACAGCAGCAAGGTGCACAGCAACCAGAGCAGCCCCCCTTGCAAACTTTGCAGGCATCTccccagcagcaccaacagcacaTCCATCAGCAGCATGTACATCAGCAGCACCTGcaccagcaacagcagcagcactctCAGTTGCAGCAGcaactaccgtcaccaccacaacaacaacagcaacatcagcagcagcaacaacagcagcagcagcagcaacagcagcagcagcagcagcaacagcagcagcagcagcagcaacaacaacaacagcatcagcatcagcagaACCCTCCACCCCCACTACTCCAGAGTGGGGTTATACATGCACCCATTgaactcccctcctcccctcagagTGGTCCCCCAGTGCCAGTGTCACAGCGACCCCCATTGCCCCATGTCCCAGGCCAGATTCCCTCAGAGCTTCAGCCAGATGACCCAATCCTTGAAGGTCTTCGTATGCGTAATGATTACAACCCAAAGGACTTTGATCTTAATCCTAAAAATTCCCGTTTCTTTGTGATTAAGTCATACTCTGAGGATGACATTCATCGTTCTATTAAATATGAAATTTGGTGCTCAACAGAACATGGTAATAAGCGATTAGATGCTGCATTCCGTGAGCGAGAAGGCAAGGGTCCTGTGTACCTTTTCTTCTCTGTGAATGGATCAGGGCATTTTTGTGGTGTGGCTCAAATGACTTCAATAGTGGACTATaattcatcatcatcagtgtGGGCTCAAGATAAGTGGAAAGGACAGTTTCATGTCAAGTGGATTTATGTAAAGGATGTTCCTAATAACCAACTACGCCACATACGActggaaaacaatgaaaacaaacctGTAACAAACTCACGTGACACACAGGAGGTACCTTATGAAAAAGGCAAACAG GTGCTGAAGATTATCAATCAGTATCGTCACACTACTTCTATATTTGATGACTTTTCTCACTACGAGAAGCGCCAGGAAGAGACAGAGACTCGTAGGCACCCAGGAAATTCATACAAG GAAATGGAGCGAGATGATCGCCGGGGAGACCGCATTGACCACCGTGACCATCCCCGAGACCATCCCCGAGACCACCGTGATCACCGGGACAGCCGAGACCACTATCATCGTGATCACAGGGATCAGCGTGACCACCGTGATCATCACCGTGGAGGAATGGGTGGTGGCAGGGGTCGAGGAGggcaccatcaccctcaccaccgtgGTGG
- the LOC127001619 gene encoding YTH domain-containing family protein 3-like isoform X2, with protein sequence MYAGHSDMQRMKGQGTSDGRHDQSQHRPLWDSTDYFPPRGPHTPDHRPHFPIFQKVVHLPQKSSSQSSNVLPNGPKDQSYTSPMTSSMAAAAAASDPYMSSYYMPSTPYQAFGVGDGTWSNGGDHMQTFLGGYGGQMGYDSHSAIDGMFGSGSFGGFNPPGFNYGFHGNGDYSAWGGSDVRGGNKPYDDYYQRDNLYTDERVKALDQGVQGLTTNDPKTGQDLPREAGSGIGKNGAANGNTGVEVKSNGGSPGGESSVGLGQTKKGMSWASIASQPAKPQPKGRRDKTSMSSIVPGRHMDIGTWEGKNGSGPKPVAPPPVPRPAWEAPRGGSRSTTSTSYSTPPPRTPPQVPPPQQVQQPGPQQQGAQQPEQPPLQTLQASPQQHQQHIHQQHVHQQHLHQQQQQHSQLQQQLPSPPQQQQQHQQQQQQQQQQQQQQQQQQQQQQQQQQQQQHQHQQNPPPPLLQSGVIHAPIELPSSPQSGPPVPVSQRPPLPHVPGQIPSELQPDDPILEGLRMRNDYNPKDFDLNPKNSRFFVIKSYSEDDIHRSIKYEIWCSTEHGNKRLDAAFREREGKGPVYLFFSVNGSGHFCGVAQMTSIVDYNSSSSVWAQDKWKGQFHVKWIYVKDVPNNQLRHIRLENNENKPVTNSRDTQEVPYEKGKQVLKIINQYRHTTSIFDDFSHYEKRQEETETRRHPGNSYKEMERDDRRGDRIDHRDHPRDHPRDHRDHRDSRDHYHRDHRDQRDHRDHHRGGMGGGRGRGGHHHPHHRGGMRN encoded by the exons ATGTACGCTGGACACTCTGATATGCAGCGAATGAAAGGACAAGGAACCTCAG ATGGCAGACATGACCAGagccagcaccgacccctgtgggactccactgaTTACTTTCCTCCACGAGGACCTCACACTCCTGATCACCGTCCTCATTTCCCTATTTTCCAAAAAGTCGTTCATCTGCCTCAAAAGTCCTCCTCCCAGTCCTccaatgtgt TGCCAAATGGGCCCAAAGATCAG AGTTACACAAGTCCCATGACATCATCGATGGCCGCGGCAGCTGCTGCTTCTGACCCGTATATGTCCTCTTATTACATGCCCTCCACCCCTTATCAG GCATTTGGAGTTGGTGATGGCACTTGGAGCAATGGAGGTGACCATATGCAAACTTTCCTCGGAGGTTATGGTGGACAAATGGGATATGATTCACACAGTGCTATTGATGGCATGTTTGGTAGTGGCAGTTTTGGTGGATTCAACCCTCCCGGCTTTAACTACGGCTTTCATGGGAATGGTGACTACAGCGCATGGGGAGGATCTGATGTACGAGGGGgaaacaaaccttacgacgatTACTACCAGCGGGATAACCTTTACACTGATGAGCGAGTAAAGGCTCTTGACCAAGGTGTCCAAGGACTCACCACAAATGATCCTAAGACAGGTCAAGACCTCCCCAGAGAGGCTGGGTCGGGAATTGGAAAAAATGGAGCGGCAAATGGTAACACAGGGGTTGAGGTTAAGTCAAATGGGGGAAGCCCGGGGGGAGAGTCATCAGTTGGCCTGGGCCAGACTAAAAAGGGTATGTCCTGGGCCAGTATTGCATCTCAGCCAGCCAAGCCTCAGCCAAAGGGGCGCCGTGATAAAACATCCATGTCTTCAATTGTGCCTGGCCGCCATATGGACATTGGGACGTGGGAGGGTAAGAATGGAAGTGGACCAAAGCCTGTTGCTCCCCCTCCAGTGCCACGCCCAGCCTGGGAAGCTCCAAGAGGGGGGTCGCGTTCCACCACCTCAACATCAtactccacaccaccacctcgaACTCCACCCCAGGTGCCTCCTCCCCAGCAGGTGCAGCAGCCAGGGCCACAGCAGCAAGGTGCACAGCAACCAGAGCAGCCCCCCTTGCAAACTTTGCAGGCATCTccccagcagcaccaacagcacaTCCATCAGCAGCATGTACATCAGCAGCACCTGcaccagcaacagcagcagcactctCAGTTGCAGCAGcaactaccgtcaccaccacaacaacaacagcaacatcagcagcagcaacaacagcagcagcagcagcaacagcagcagcagcagcagcaacagcagcagcagcagcagcaacaacaacaacagcatcagcatcagcagaACCCTCCACCCCCACTACTCCAGAGTGGGGTTATACATGCACCCATTgaactcccctcctcccctcagagTGGTCCCCCAGTGCCAGTGTCACAGCGACCCCCATTGCCCCATGTCCCAGGCCAGATTCCCTCAGAGCTTCAGCCAGATGACCCAATCCTTGAAGGTCTTCGTATGCGTAATGATTACAACCCAAAGGACTTTGATCTTAATCCTAAAAATTCCCGTTTCTTTGTGATTAAGTCATACTCTGAGGATGACATTCATCGTTCTATTAAATATGAAATTTGGTGCTCAACAGAACATGGTAATAAGCGATTAGATGCTGCATTCCGTGAGCGAGAAGGCAAGGGTCCTGTGTACCTTTTCTTCTCTGTGAATGGATCAGGGCATTTTTGTGGTGTGGCTCAAATGACTTCAATAGTGGACTATaattcatcatcatcagtgtGGGCTCAAGATAAGTGGAAAGGACAGTTTCATGTCAAGTGGATTTATGTAAAGGATGTTCCTAATAACCAACTACGCCACATACGActggaaaacaatgaaaacaaacctGTAACAAACTCACGTGACACACAGGAGGTACCTTATGAAAAAGGCAAACAG GTGCTGAAGATTATCAATCAGTATCGTCACACTACTTCTATATTTGATGACTTTTCTCACTACGAGAAGCGCCAGGAAGAGACAGAGACTCGTAGGCACCCAGGAAATTCATACAAG GAAATGGAGCGAGATGATCGCCGGGGAGACCGCATTGACCACCGTGACCATCCCCGAGACCATCCCCGAGACCACCGTGATCACCGGGACAGCCGAGACCACTATCATCGTGATCACAGGGATCAGCGTGACCACCGTGATCATCACCGTGGAGGAATGGGTGGTGGCAGGGGTCGAGGAGggcaccatcaccctcaccaccgtgGTGG
- the LOC127001619 gene encoding YTH domain-containing family protein 3-like isoform X1 has translation MYAGHSDMQRMKGQGTSDGRHDQSQHRPLWDSTDYFPPRGPHTPDHRPHFPIFQKVVHLPQKSSSQSSNVLPNGPKDQNYSSFQSYTSPMTSSMAAAAAASDPYMSSYYMPSTPYQAFGVGDGTWSNGGDHMQTFLGGYGGQMGYDSHSAIDGMFGSGSFGGFNPPGFNYGFHGNGDYSAWGGSDVRGGNKPYDDYYQRDNLYTDERVKALDQGVQGLTTNDPKTGQDLPREAGSGIGKNGAANGNTGVEVKSNGGSPGGESSVGLGQTKKGMSWASIASQPAKPQPKGRRDKTSMSSIVPGRHMDIGTWEGKNGSGPKPVAPPPVPRPAWEAPRGGSRSTTSTSYSTPPPRTPPQVPPPQQVQQPGPQQQGAQQPEQPPLQTLQASPQQHQQHIHQQHVHQQHLHQQQQQHSQLQQQLPSPPQQQQQHQQQQQQQQQQQQQQQQQQQQQQQQQQQQQHQHQQNPPPPLLQSGVIHAPIELPSSPQSGPPVPVSQRPPLPHVPGQIPSELQPDDPILEGLRMRNDYNPKDFDLNPKNSRFFVIKSYSEDDIHRSIKYEIWCSTEHGNKRLDAAFREREGKGPVYLFFSVNGSGHFCGVAQMTSIVDYNSSSSVWAQDKWKGQFHVKWIYVKDVPNNQLRHIRLENNENKPVTNSRDTQEVPYEKGKQVLKIINQYRHTTSIFDDFSHYEKRQEETETRRHPGNSYKEMERDDRRGDRIDHRDHPRDHPRDHRDHRDSRDHYHRDHRDQRDHRDHHRGGMGGGRGRGGHHHPHHRGGMRN, from the exons ATGTACGCTGGACACTCTGATATGCAGCGAATGAAAGGACAAGGAACCTCAG ATGGCAGACATGACCAGagccagcaccgacccctgtgggactccactgaTTACTTTCCTCCACGAGGACCTCACACTCCTGATCACCGTCCTCATTTCCCTATTTTCCAAAAAGTCGTTCATCTGCCTCAAAAGTCCTCCTCCCAGTCCTccaatgtgt TGCCAAATGGGCCCAAAGATCAG AATTACTCGTCATTCCAGAGTTACACAAGTCCCATGACATCATCGATGGCCGCGGCAGCTGCTGCTTCTGACCCGTATATGTCCTCTTATTACATGCCCTCCACCCCTTATCAG GCATTTGGAGTTGGTGATGGCACTTGGAGCAATGGAGGTGACCATATGCAAACTTTCCTCGGAGGTTATGGTGGACAAATGGGATATGATTCACACAGTGCTATTGATGGCATGTTTGGTAGTGGCAGTTTTGGTGGATTCAACCCTCCCGGCTTTAACTACGGCTTTCATGGGAATGGTGACTACAGCGCATGGGGAGGATCTGATGTACGAGGGGgaaacaaaccttacgacgatTACTACCAGCGGGATAACCTTTACACTGATGAGCGAGTAAAGGCTCTTGACCAAGGTGTCCAAGGACTCACCACAAATGATCCTAAGACAGGTCAAGACCTCCCCAGAGAGGCTGGGTCGGGAATTGGAAAAAATGGAGCGGCAAATGGTAACACAGGGGTTGAGGTTAAGTCAAATGGGGGAAGCCCGGGGGGAGAGTCATCAGTTGGCCTGGGCCAGACTAAAAAGGGTATGTCCTGGGCCAGTATTGCATCTCAGCCAGCCAAGCCTCAGCCAAAGGGGCGCCGTGATAAAACATCCATGTCTTCAATTGTGCCTGGCCGCCATATGGACATTGGGACGTGGGAGGGTAAGAATGGAAGTGGACCAAAGCCTGTTGCTCCCCCTCCAGTGCCACGCCCAGCCTGGGAAGCTCCAAGAGGGGGGTCGCGTTCCACCACCTCAACATCAtactccacaccaccacctcgaACTCCACCCCAGGTGCCTCCTCCCCAGCAGGTGCAGCAGCCAGGGCCACAGCAGCAAGGTGCACAGCAACCAGAGCAGCCCCCCTTGCAAACTTTGCAGGCATCTccccagcagcaccaacagcacaTCCATCAGCAGCATGTACATCAGCAGCACCTGcaccagcaacagcagcagcactctCAGTTGCAGCAGcaactaccgtcaccaccacaacaacaacagcaacatcagcagcagcaacaacagcagcagcagcagcaacagcagcagcagcagcagcaacagcagcagcagcagcagcaacaacaacaacagcatcagcatcagcagaACCCTCCACCCCCACTACTCCAGAGTGGGGTTATACATGCACCCATTgaactcccctcctcccctcagagTGGTCCCCCAGTGCCAGTGTCACAGCGACCCCCATTGCCCCATGTCCCAGGCCAGATTCCCTCAGAGCTTCAGCCAGATGACCCAATCCTTGAAGGTCTTCGTATGCGTAATGATTACAACCCAAAGGACTTTGATCTTAATCCTAAAAATTCCCGTTTCTTTGTGATTAAGTCATACTCTGAGGATGACATTCATCGTTCTATTAAATATGAAATTTGGTGCTCAACAGAACATGGTAATAAGCGATTAGATGCTGCATTCCGTGAGCGAGAAGGCAAGGGTCCTGTGTACCTTTTCTTCTCTGTGAATGGATCAGGGCATTTTTGTGGTGTGGCTCAAATGACTTCAATAGTGGACTATaattcatcatcatcagtgtGGGCTCAAGATAAGTGGAAAGGACAGTTTCATGTCAAGTGGATTTATGTAAAGGATGTTCCTAATAACCAACTACGCCACATACGActggaaaacaatgaaaacaaacctGTAACAAACTCACGTGACACACAGGAGGTACCTTATGAAAAAGGCAAACAG GTGCTGAAGATTATCAATCAGTATCGTCACACTACTTCTATATTTGATGACTTTTCTCACTACGAGAAGCGCCAGGAAGAGACAGAGACTCGTAGGCACCCAGGAAATTCATACAAG GAAATGGAGCGAGATGATCGCCGGGGAGACCGCATTGACCACCGTGACCATCCCCGAGACCATCCCCGAGACCACCGTGATCACCGGGACAGCCGAGACCACTATCATCGTGATCACAGGGATCAGCGTGACCACCGTGATCATCACCGTGGAGGAATGGGTGGTGGCAGGGGTCGAGGAGggcaccatcaccctcaccaccgtgGTGG